TCAAGATCTTGCATTAAAACTTTTTGTTAACTACATGTATCACGACGCTAAAGTATCACCACAGGCTTGAAGCAAAGCTTTTAACTACCTATCCTTTTGAGTTTTGCGTTAATGAAAAGGGTCGTGACTTGTGATAAGAAATGCTTTACAATTTTTGTGAATCAGGTTCTGGAAATCCATAGGTGGACATTGCATATATTATGAGAAATAGAGTCAAGGGCAGGGCCGACCGATCCTGAGTTAGagataagaaattaaaaaaCGATATAAACTTCAAAGCAAACAGTGCAGAAGTTCTATATACCATATCTTGAGATGTCAAATCCCAGAATAATACAGCTCATTGCCAAAAAAAGACAGAAGAACGAAAAaaagaacaacaaaaaaaaaaaacaaagccaGAAAAGCCAATCTCTTGTTCTCTCTTTTCAGTGGAGGGGTCTACACGGTTGTGTGATCTCGTTCGCAATACCATCCCATCACAGCAGAACCTACAAACCTCAGCgtactactactactatatGGTACCAAAAATCGGCGGCCGCTGCCATCACGCATGTTGTATAGTCATGACCGACTTAACTGCAGAATATCATATCATACGTACAAATCTTTTATGCAACCGCAGCCAAGCACGGACTTCTAAATTGCTTCCCAACTGTTCGGCCGCCAAATTTAGGTACTTAACTACCTGAACTGACAGCAACCTCTGTAACAAcaaagtaaaaaggaaaataggcTGATTTGTCCCCTTCCACGTGGCATCtcgagcattttttttttttttggattttttcatAGTGTCCTAGTAAAAGGGTCACTTTAATGAGTGGCAGCAGCAACGGCAGTGGCATTTGTGGTGGCGAGGACCGATGCAGCAGCGATAACGGAAGAAGATGGTGGGGTGGTGGAGAGAGTTGAAACGAACTCATCTTCCTCAAGAAATTGGCCAACAATCATGGTACCAGGCCTCGCCACTAGTCTTTCCCATGCTTCATCAGACTCAGCCCCACGTTTAAGGAAAGCTTCGGTTGCATCAAGGTGGTGCATATTCCATCCCAATTGCTCTTGAAGCCTTAGAATATTTCTAAGTTGGCAGCAGGCCAATTTGCAAGtgtttgatttaattttgtcaATGCCTTCCTCCAGAAGCTTTCTCCCAGTTTCCTCATCAACTTGTTTCTCATTCCTGAAAAATTGATCCATTTCAGGGACACCAATAGCACGTCGAATCCCACGACTATAATCGCCTTTTGGGTTGAAAAATTCCCTAACTTCGTCCACTAGACCAGCTTCCACCATCTTATCGACCCTTTTAGTCACAAATGAATGGAGAATTGACACTGATGCATCAACCCAGAGGAAACAACAGTCGTACTTGGACTGAAACTCGAGATCATCGTTCACTAGAGCTTTAATGTAGGAATTAGATCCACCGGCGATGATCGGGAGCCTTCCCTTTCTGATGATAGATTCTACAGCCAGTGATGCATGATTTTGGAAATCGTGGGCTGTAAAATCCTCATTGGGATCCACGAATCCTAGCAAATGGTGAGGAATTCCCAGGCATTCTTCTTCAGTAACTTTGTTGGTGGCTATATCAAGGCCCTTGTAGACTTGCATTTTATCCGAATTCACAATTTCAGCCGGAAAACGTGTAGCTAAGTCAATTGAAAGTCTTGATTTCCCGGTCCCCGTTGCTCCCATCACTATCACAACTTTGTCCTTTCTCCGCCAGGGAATAAAGGGGTCCATGTTCAGTCCTCCAGGAAAACTCACTAGGGGTGGCACTTCTTTGCAGGCAGAGAGTGAGATCCTCATCATAATGATTTTTTCCCTGCACAATTACACATGACCAACATTAAATTCATTGACCAAGTTAGATTAATCAAGAAGAATTACCGCATACGATAAGGCAAATGCTGGCTAGTGAGTATTTGCACATTTAAACATGCATGCATGAGTAATTAATAACACGTACAAAAATGTCCCAACTGGAATATATGATCTTGGAAGCTAGCTAGAAAACTACTCCATACATACCTTTGGTGATAATTGGAGAGCCCGTACAAGTTGCTCCGccggaggaaaaaaaaaaaaaaaagtggtagTTGAAGGAGGAGAAGTACTAGTATACAGAAATGTGTGTCTTGGGTGTGTGTTTTACGTGCTAGCTAGTTTCAACTGGGGCAGCACAATAGGCTAGGGAAGATGTTAACtccaatatacatatatatacatatatgtatatatatatatatatatatatatacgggGTCTGCGGAAAATGAAGTGACAAGGAGCAATTATTTAGCTTGAAAGAGACTGCTACTTAAATATGTGGGCTTAAGAAAGAGTATAGTAGTAGATAACTAGAGATGTATATACCATATTAATTTTCCACCTTGAAATCAAGCTTGATCACCTGCCCAGACCATTGAAGTGGGTGGTATTTATGGAGGAACAATCTGGTTTCCGTACAAGTTCGTGAAGGGGGTCCAGCTACACGCGTAATAACGTAATAAAACTCTTAAGctagtttttatcatttcttaAAGATGTAGCTTTGGTTAGATTAAAATTTGTGGGTCACATTAATTACGCTTGGTTCTTTCTCGGAAGTGACTAATCACAGGTTCACACATAGCTTCCAAGTTAATACTAGACATTTATTAATGGTGTTAAGCTTGGTCAATTATTATTAGGAGAAGAAGTTTGTGGCTACTAATCGGAATCCCTTTGAATCGCCTTAATAAGCATGTTTAGTACTAACTTTTCTTAGTTTGGGCTTATTCTTGTGATTATCCTGCCTTAATTTATACTATAGCAGTAGTACTCTCATTATCTGCACTTGGTGGGCAAGTTTTTTTAATTAAAGTAGCTGCCGAAAGGGGGGCTTCAAAACTATTATTCTTGGTGAAATGACACATTAATTAAGAATTCTTGTTTTGAATCTTAGCTCTAATTGTGATTCTGTAATTTTAGTTCCTTGTGGCAAATGTGGTACAGTGAATGCAcccccaaaaaaggaaaaaaaaacacaccgacaacatttgatttaattttgagAAGGCTGCCTCACACGATTAGCTAGCTCGATTGTCATTCTTGCATAAACAATATATATCAATGTTGTTCTTGGAAGCATCTCAATGTTCTCGTACATTTAAAGATTATGCTTTCAACACAAATTAGGCACATATAAATTCAGCATAGGCAAAGTGGCAAACCAAACTCACTCGAATttgtatattaaaaaaaaaaaaggagatagGAAAAAAGGGTTCAAAAGGAGATGTTGCTTTACTGACGGTCTGTTGCTTTGATCTTGAGCTGTGCCTAGAGTCTCACAACAGTCCTTTCGAGATTAAGAAGCAAAATTTACTGACGGTCTGCTACTTTGATCTTGAGCTGTGCCTAGGGTACCTTTTTTCATTTGCTAGGGGGGGTGGGGTGCGGTGGACAAGGGGCACAAATGGTTGCAGGTGTATTCATTTTGTGCCGGTTGTATTCATTTTCCACAACGCGTAACTTCTATTGCACATGATGTAACTTACTTTGCACACGACATAATTTTACAACACTTTTTTGTGGGCCCCACACATggcgtgaaaatcgagttacatgcTGTAATTTGAgccgcacaaaattttgaggCCACATCGTGGCCGTGAACCTTCAGGAACGGTTGTCATTCCTGCCCCATTTCCGGGGTGTGGTGGTGGAGGTTAGGCTTCTTTTGTCACTGCAGAGTTTCCTCACTTATGTTGCATCTTGGGAATGGAATttaagaaaagataaaaagggtTGTGTAGATGTAACAGCTTTTCTTGTTCGCTTTCAATTCCAAGGGTGGGACATGATGATTTCTATGGCATTAGATGAATGGCAGACTGAAGAATCGTTGGGGATAAAAGCAAGAGAATATCTGTAAAATTATTTTGGGGGAGAAAATGGTGGATGAATCTTGGAATCTGAAGATATTCAGAAAGcaatggggggggggggggtggaggTGATGCATGTTTATTACTGGTAAGACTTCATTCTCCCTCACTCCAACTCAAAACTACAAATCAAACTCCTTTGGTTCGTATTCCTTTTCATCAATTTATCAGATAACTAATGGAGAGAGGATGAGGTTCGATTGAGTATTAACCAGCTGCGCTtgtccctttcttttctccccACCTTCAGTTTTGTAATCATTTTTAAAGGAAAATAGCAAAGTCACAAACacaataatttttatatattgaAAATTATAACCGGTTGTTAGCTACTAATTCCATTTGGAGGTGATTGAACCACCTAGCTacttaattattattattaattttttggcGTTCCCATCTTCCATTTTATAAATACGTACTTAAAGGAATTTCTTAAATTGTAATTAAGCTGCATTAATTAGAAGGTGATCATCACAATTCAAATTTTGACACATACTACTATTTATAACGTACTCTCAAAATATTACCTTTAAGAATAAACAGATCGAATCGTTTGGAAGTGCAAGATATATGCATATGGTTAATTAAGGCAATGAATTAATTCACTGATCAGTGCTTTCAGGACTTTATGCATGCATGCTTTGAAGTTAATTTGCAATTAAACCGCCTTCTAAGATAAAATGAGGCAGTACTTACTTGCTTGTTACCTAGTTCCAGCTaggaaaagtgaaaactcaGTTGGCATAAATTCATCAACCATTTACTGATTCTGCTTCCAAACTATTGGAAGATTGAAGTCAAAAGCTGCATATATAGATATATCAAAGCCGGTTTTTCCTTTCATAAGATACCAATAGTGGTATAAATTCTTAGGAGCTGCATCTATTGAAACTTACTACACCTTTCCCATTATTCGATCGaccctgaattttttttttcaacaaacaaaaaaaaaagacagagaaaagaaaatgcctTGTGATAAGCTTGGTGTTTTAATTTGTGATCAAGATAAGCCAACCCTTAGCTAAGATTCATTTACTTGAGAAAATTCTTCCTAATCATCATCAGTGTGGGACTTGCTTCAACTACCATCATATGACACTGTCACCATCAGCAGTACGTTAACGTTAAAGAAagatcacacacacacacacacagagcaAAAAAGCCAATCTTGAACCCTAGACTCTACGGTGATCGAGGGGAAAAGGTTACGTAATTAACGTCCATCTTAAGCGTCCGTGATTAAAATATATGTACGGTTGCAAAACGATTAATTGGTACTTAATGAACTGCATGCTCAGCTAGTGAAGCTGTGATTAATTCTTAATGATATCTATAGGTCCAAAAGACATTATTACAAAATTAGGAGGGGCTTGGGATGCATTTTGTCttgcatataaatatataatcttAGTTCCTGGCTGGCCCTCCATTAAAATCAGTAGTATTAAAAACTTGTGCATATATTAAAGTGGCTTTgcaaaccagaaaaacaaagTTATCATCGTCCAAGCGCCAAAAGCACTGATCATCACATGACATCTTTAAACCATCAAATTAATTAGTTCCTAGCCTCACCAGAGCATTTTCTTCCACCTTTTCATCACatttttacgtaacggacactGCTTGTGAGAGGTTAATTAGTCCaccaaaagaaatggaaattggggtgaaattttcaaatgtacGTAGGATCGATGTTGAGAAACCTATAAAGATTTCATAGCATCATATGATCCTGGGGAAAAGTGTTTGCCAGCAGCAAACTGACTGGTAAACTCAATCATGAAGAGAGACCATGTCACTATCTCGAAGAACCCACTTTCGAAATagttaatacatatatatatatgtgcataGTTATGgtacatataatttttttttcggtATTTCAAAAAAGAGAAGTAGTAATCAGTCGAACTAATTAAGATCGAGCATCTTCTTTCCAAGGAGTTGAAGCGAGGTAGTAGCTAGTAATGATGTTTAAATCAATTCTTTTTGTCATCAAGATGATGATGATAGGATCATTAAGTTCGTGCGTGCGGGAAAGCAGAAAAGTTGtcttttataaatcaaattcaaatgcAAGTGCCATTGTGCAGTTGTGCAACTTGAATACAGTGCAAATTAAAATACAAAGCTAAAAGGGAATTGTTGGATCACCTTCCTTTCCATTGAATATACATCCTTGGTCATGGAAAATAATCATCATCATTTTTTCTATTACAATATATCCAAGCTCTAGTTGGCCATAGCTTGCGCTGCTTTCCAGTCTCCTCAAATCTTTTGCATCGACTGTGCATTAACCTCTTTAAGCAAAATCACAACAAAACTGAACCAGACAGGCTCGTCTTTGAATACGCAAATCAATTATGTTCCTGAGCGCTCATCTTTGTATCGCATGTCACACCATTGAGTTAAGTGCATGCTAACACACAATAAAAATTCATCTTTTGGTTAATTAGCCAAACAAACTTTTATGTCCTTTGAAATGCAAAGAAGAATTAACGAATGATAAAATCATTGTGTCTGATCTCTTTCGCAACAtagaaatttgaggaaagaaagagaatgcATAAAAGTGATTCAGACTTGTTAATCACATCGGTCATCTCAATTGGACTTTTTGATAACCAAGTGGTGTAATTTATGTCTCTAAGAGAATCATTTGGCTCACTATCCATCCAAGCAgaactgaaaagaaaaaaactgtAGTGGCAAATGGCAATCATGAGCTAAGTCAATGATGCATTTCTTTATACAGAATGGAGAAATCCCATGTATTCTCTAAAGAGCCTCCGTGCGGGCGAAAACCTTAAAGATAATATATAAATGCACACACTTGGCTAGGGACAAGAGGCATTTCGCACTTTCCTAGCTCACtatttttgtaatttatttttaagGGTCATTTGTTGAGTCGGGTCCACCTTCTTTTGATTCCAAATTGACCATACTGACTTCCAT
This region of Coffea arabica cultivar ET-39 chromosome 3c, Coffea Arabica ET-39 HiFi, whole genome shotgun sequence genomic DNA includes:
- the LOC113734946 gene encoding adenylate isopentenyltransferase 5, chloroplastic-like — protein: MMRISLSACKEVPPLVSFPGGLNMDPFIPWRRKDKVVIVMGATGTGKSRLSIDLATRFPAEIVNSDKMQVYKGLDIATNKVTEEECLGIPHHLLGFVDPNEDFTAHDFQNHASLAVESIIRKGRLPIIAGGSNSYIKALVNDDLEFQSKYDCCFLWVDASVSILHSFVTKRVDKMVEAGLVDEVREFFNPKGDYSRGIRRAIGVPEMDQFFRNEKQVDEETGRKLLEEGIDKIKSNTCKLACCQLRNILRLQEQLGWNMHHLDATEAFLKRGAESDEAWERLVARPGTMIVGQFLEEDEFVSTLSTTPPSSSVIAAASVLATTNATAVAAATH